From a single Micromonospora pallida genomic region:
- a CDS encoding methionine synthase, whose translation MTDQVWPWPRGAATGVGSLPGTDVAEAQRIVLGELPALPHLPELPARGPGADLVGRSAGLLVELPVELYAARWRIAPRPGRDLRRARDLMERDLDQLAEQAEEYAGPIKVQAAGPLTLAAALELPIGGRMLRDPGAVRDLTGSLAEGLRTHVEAVARRVPRASVLLQLDEPSLPAVLAGRIRTESGLGTYRAMETEVARTALRTVVEAVAVPTIVHCCAPDVPLELVRTAGAVAVALDLAQVTDLDPLGEAIDAGLGLLAGAAPALPPPAGRAPTSAQVADQVRQLWDRLGFPRTRLPEQVVVTPACGLAGATPRYVREVLAACRDAGRRLAEE comes from the coding sequence GTGACTGATCAGGTGTGGCCCTGGCCCCGTGGCGCGGCGACCGGCGTCGGCTCGCTGCCCGGCACCGACGTCGCCGAGGCGCAGCGGATCGTCCTCGGCGAGCTGCCGGCCCTGCCGCACCTGCCCGAACTGCCCGCCCGGGGCCCCGGGGCGGACCTGGTCGGCCGGAGTGCCGGGCTGCTGGTCGAACTGCCCGTCGAGCTGTACGCGGCCCGCTGGCGGATCGCCCCACGCCCCGGGCGGGACCTGCGCCGCGCCCGCGACCTGATGGAACGCGACCTGGACCAGCTCGCCGAGCAGGCCGAGGAGTACGCCGGCCCGATCAAGGTGCAGGCCGCCGGCCCGCTTACCCTGGCCGCCGCGCTGGAACTGCCCATCGGCGGCCGGATGCTGCGCGACCCGGGCGCGGTCCGGGACCTCACCGGCTCGCTCGCCGAGGGACTGCGCACACACGTCGAGGCGGTCGCCCGCCGGGTGCCCCGGGCCTCGGTGCTGCTCCAACTCGACGAGCCATCGCTGCCGGCCGTACTGGCCGGGCGGATCCGCACCGAGAGCGGACTCGGCACGTACCGGGCGATGGAGACGGAGGTCGCCCGGACCGCCCTGCGGACGGTCGTCGAGGCGGTCGCGGTCCCCACCATCGTGCACTGCTGCGCGCCGGACGTGCCGCTGGAACTGGTCCGCACCGCCGGTGCGGTCGCCGTCGCCCTGGACCTCGCCCAGGTCACCGACCTCGACCCGCTCGGCGAGGCGATCGACGCCGGGCTGGGGCTGCTGGCCGGGGCCGCGCCGGCGCTGCCGCCGCCGGCCGGTCGCGCCCCGACCTCCGCCCAGGTCGCCGACCAGGTACGCCAGCTCTGGGACCGCCTCGGCTTCCCCCGTACCCGGCTGCCCGAACAGGTCGTGGTCACCCCGGCCTGCGGCCTGGCCGGCGCCACTCCCCGGTACGTGCGGGAGGTGCTCGCCGCCTGCCGCGACGCCGGCCGACGCCTCGCCGAGGAGTGA
- a CDS encoding electron transfer flavoprotein subunit alpha/FixB family protein has protein sequence MSEVLVVVDATREFGVKKVTLEMLTLAREVGTPAAVVLGGPGAAEALAGKLGEYGAEKIYAAEGEEIDGYLVAPKATVLADLVRRVQPAAVLLASSQEGKEIAARLAVKLDNGILTDVVALAADGTATQVVFAGSTIVTSKVTRGLPLVTVRPNSVTPAPAPATPAVEQLTVTVGDADKLAKVVERVAEQKGSRPELTEASVVVSGGRGVGNADNFKLVEELADLLGGAVGASRAAVDSGYYPHQFQVGQTGKTVSPQLYVALGISGAIQHRAGMQTSKTIVAVNKDGEAPIFELADFGVVGDLFKIVPQAADEIRKRK, from the coding sequence ATGTCTGAGGTTCTGGTCGTTGTCGACGCCACCCGGGAGTTCGGCGTCAAGAAGGTCACCCTGGAGATGCTGACCCTCGCCCGCGAGGTGGGCACGCCGGCGGCGGTGGTGCTCGGTGGCCCGGGTGCGGCCGAGGCCCTGGCCGGCAAGCTGGGCGAGTACGGGGCGGAGAAGATCTACGCCGCCGAGGGCGAGGAGATCGACGGGTACCTGGTGGCGCCGAAGGCCACCGTCCTGGCCGACCTGGTCCGGCGGGTGCAGCCGGCGGCGGTGCTGCTCGCCTCGTCGCAGGAGGGCAAGGAGATCGCTGCCCGCCTGGCGGTGAAGCTGGACAACGGCATCCTGACCGACGTGGTCGCCCTGGCCGCCGACGGCACCGCCACGCAGGTCGTCTTTGCCGGCTCCACGATCGTGACGTCGAAGGTGACCCGGGGCCTGCCGTTGGTGACGGTGCGGCCGAACTCGGTCACCCCCGCCCCGGCCCCGGCCACCCCGGCGGTGGAGCAGCTCACCGTGACCGTCGGCGACGCGGACAAGCTGGCGAAGGTGGTCGAGCGGGTCGCGGAGCAGAAGGGCTCGCGGCCGGAGCTGACCGAGGCGTCGGTCGTGGTCTCCGGCGGTCGCGGGGTCGGCAACGCGGACAACTTCAAGCTGGTGGAGGAGTTGGCCGACCTGCTCGGTGGGGCGGTCGGCGCGTCCCGGGCGGCGGTGGACTCGGGGTACTACCCGCACCAGTTCCAGGTCGGGCAGACCGGCAAGACCGTCTCCCCGCAGTTGTACGTGGCGCTCGGCATCTCGGGTGCGATCCAGCACCGGGCGGGCATGCAGACGTCGAAGACGATCGTCGCGGTGAACAAGGACGGCGAAGCGCCGATCTTCGAGCTGGCCGACTTCGGCGTGGTCGGCGACCTTTTCAAGATCGTCCCGCAGGCCGCTGACGAGATCCGCAAGCGCAAGTGA
- a CDS encoding DUF202 domain-containing protein: protein MTTDPGLQPERTRLAWRRTALALTVVTVLAVRLAAEGGIVGALVTALAVLTWGAALALCWRRATGSGLPRTGGVPVPLVALATAGFALLGILLVLRTLW from the coding sequence ATGACCACCGATCCGGGGCTGCAACCCGAGCGGACCCGGCTCGCCTGGCGGCGCACCGCGCTGGCGCTCACCGTGGTCACCGTGCTGGCCGTCCGACTGGCCGCCGAGGGTGGGATCGTCGGCGCGCTGGTCACCGCGCTCGCCGTGCTCACCTGGGGGGCGGCGTTGGCGCTCTGCTGGCGGCGGGCCACCGGGAGCGGTCTGCCGCGCACCGGCGGTGTCCCCGTTCCGCTGGTCGCCCTGGCCACCGCCGGCTTCGCCCTGCTCGGCATCCTGCTGGTGTTGCGGACGCTGTGGTGA
- the mnmA gene encoding tRNA 2-thiouridine(34) synthase MnmA, with protein sequence MRVLAAMSGGVDSAVAAARAVEAGHDVTGVHLALARNPQTYRTGARGCCTLEDSRDARRAADVLGIPFYVWDMADQFHADVVDDFVAEYAAGRTPNPCLRCNEKIKFAAVLDRAVALGFDAVVTGHHARLGPDGLLRRSVDLPKDQSYVLAVLTREQLDRSMFPLGDSTKAQVRAEAAQRGLAVADKPDSHDICFIADGDTRGFLAERLGEAPGDVVDALTGAVVGSHTGAYAYTVGQRRGLHLDRPAPDGRPRYVLSITPKTNTVTVGPAEALEVSEVRAERPVWTGGARPDHPIECEVQLRAHGDVAPATVAVDAHSLRATLRRPVRGVAAGQAVVAYRPDPAGDVVLGSATITG encoded by the coding sequence GTGAGGGTCTTGGCAGCGATGTCCGGCGGGGTCGACTCGGCGGTCGCCGCCGCGCGGGCGGTGGAGGCGGGACACGACGTCACCGGGGTGCACCTGGCGCTGGCCCGCAACCCGCAGACCTACCGCACCGGGGCGCGCGGCTGCTGCACCCTGGAGGACTCCCGGGACGCCCGCCGCGCCGCCGACGTGCTCGGCATCCCGTTCTACGTCTGGGACATGGCCGACCAGTTCCACGCCGACGTGGTAGACGACTTCGTCGCCGAGTACGCGGCGGGGCGTACCCCGAACCCGTGCCTGCGCTGCAACGAGAAGATCAAGTTCGCGGCGGTGCTGGACCGGGCCGTGGCCCTCGGCTTCGACGCCGTGGTCACCGGCCACCACGCCCGGCTCGGCCCGGACGGCCTGCTGCGCCGCAGCGTCGACCTGCCCAAGGACCAGTCGTACGTGCTGGCGGTGCTCACCCGCGAGCAGCTCGACCGGTCGATGTTCCCGCTCGGCGACTCGACCAAGGCGCAGGTGCGGGCGGAAGCGGCCCAGCGCGGGCTGGCCGTGGCCGACAAGCCGGACTCGCACGACATCTGCTTCATCGCCGACGGCGACACCCGGGGCTTCCTCGCCGAGCGGCTGGGCGAGGCCCCCGGCGACGTGGTCGACGCGCTCACCGGCGCGGTGGTCGGCAGCCACACCGGCGCGTACGCGTACACCGTCGGTCAGCGGCGTGGCCTGCACCTGGACCGCCCCGCCCCGGACGGCCGCCCCCGCTACGTGCTGTCCATCACCCCGAAGACCAACACGGTGACCGTCGGCCCCGCCGAGGCCCTCGAGGTCAGCGAGGTCCGCGCCGAGCGTCCGGTCTGGACCGGCGGCGCCCGCCCCGACCACCCGATCGAGTGCGAGGTGCAGTTGCGGGCCCACGGCGACGTGGCGCCGGCCACGGTGGCGGTCGACGCCCACAGCCTGCGCGCCACGCTGCGCCGTCCGGTCCGGGGCGTCGCCGCCGGGCAGGCCGTGGTGGCGTACCGGCCCGACCCGGCCGGCGACGTGGTGCTCGGCTCCGCAACCATCACCGGCTGA
- a CDS encoding YidH family protein, whose protein sequence is MWQAIRRWFDPQEVRTVGTRPDYRFSLANERTFLAWLRTGLALIAGGLAAAQFLPPLPLSHLREVIAVALLLLGGTVAVRAVDHWARTERAIRLGEDLPASRFPAVLALAVGLGALLLVVAVLARAVGRSG, encoded by the coding sequence GTGTGGCAGGCGATCAGGCGGTGGTTCGACCCGCAGGAGGTACGGACGGTCGGCACCCGCCCGGACTACCGTTTCTCCCTGGCCAACGAACGCACCTTCCTGGCCTGGCTGCGGACCGGGCTGGCGCTGATCGCCGGTGGACTCGCCGCCGCCCAGTTCCTGCCCCCGCTGCCGCTGTCCCACCTGCGCGAGGTGATCGCGGTCGCGCTGCTGCTGCTCGGCGGCACGGTGGCCGTCCGGGCGGTGGACCACTGGGCGCGCACCGAACGGGCCATCCGGCTCGGTGAGGACCTGCCCGCCTCCCGGTTCCCCGCCGTCCTCGCGCTGGCGGTCGGGCTCGGCGCCCTGCTGCTGGTGGTGGCGGTGCTGGCCCGGGCAGTCGGGCGCAGCGGATGA
- a CDS encoding cysteine desulfurase family protein encodes MTYLDHAATTPMLDEALEAYVATAREVGNASSLHAAGRRARRRVEESRERVAAALGARPSEVIFTGGGTESDNLAVKGIFWSRREAGRDRVVSSAVEHHAVLDAVDWLCSHEDAGVGWLTVDEVGRLSPDALRAELAAHRDRVALVTAMWANNEVGTVQPVAELAAVAAEHGVPFHTDAVQAVGQVPVDFAASGVAALTVTGHKLGGPTGVGALLLARDVTATPLLHGGGQERDVRSGTLDTAGIAAFAVAVETAVKNQQSYVARVAALRDDLVERVRQAVPEVVYNGAPTDRLPGNAHFSFPGCEGDALLLLLDAQGIACSTGSACSAGVAQPSHVLLAMGADNDRARSSLRFSLGHTSTGADVDALIAALPAAVERARRAGAIRSARS; translated from the coding sequence ATGACATACCTGGATCACGCGGCGACCACCCCCATGCTCGACGAGGCACTGGAGGCGTACGTCGCGACCGCTCGCGAGGTCGGCAACGCGTCGTCACTGCACGCGGCGGGGCGGCGTGCCCGCCGCCGGGTGGAGGAGTCCCGGGAACGGGTGGCCGCCGCCCTGGGGGCCCGTCCGTCCGAAGTGATCTTCACCGGTGGGGGCACCGAGAGCGACAACCTCGCAGTCAAGGGGATCTTCTGGTCCCGGCGGGAAGCCGGCCGGGACCGGGTCGTCTCCAGCGCGGTCGAGCACCACGCCGTGCTCGACGCGGTGGACTGGCTCTGCTCGCACGAGGACGCCGGCGTGGGCTGGCTGACGGTGGACGAGGTCGGCCGGCTCAGCCCGGACGCGCTCCGCGCCGAACTGGCCGCCCACCGGGACCGGGTGGCCCTGGTGACCGCCATGTGGGCCAACAACGAGGTCGGCACGGTCCAACCCGTCGCCGAACTGGCCGCGGTCGCCGCCGAACACGGGGTGCCGTTCCACACCGATGCGGTCCAGGCGGTCGGGCAGGTGCCCGTCGACTTCGCCGCCAGCGGCGTCGCCGCGCTGACCGTCACCGGGCACAAGCTCGGCGGGCCGACCGGGGTGGGCGCGCTCCTGCTCGCCCGGGACGTCACGGCCACCCCGCTGCTGCACGGCGGCGGGCAGGAGCGGGACGTCCGCTCCGGCACCCTCGACACCGCCGGCATCGCCGCCTTCGCCGTCGCGGTCGAGACCGCCGTGAAGAACCAGCAGTCGTACGTCGCGCGGGTCGCCGCACTCCGCGACGACCTGGTGGAACGGGTCCGGCAGGCGGTGCCCGAGGTGGTCTACAACGGCGCCCCGACCGACCGTCTGCCGGGCAACGCGCACTTCTCCTTCCCCGGCTGCGAGGGGGACGCGCTGCTGCTGCTCCTGGACGCCCAGGGGATCGCCTGTTCGACCGGGTCGGCCTGCTCGGCCGGAGTGGCCCAGCCGTCGCACGTACTGCTGGCCATGGGGGCGGACAACGACCGGGCCCGCTCCTCGCTGCGTTTCTCACTCGGCCACACCTCCACCGGGGCCGACGTGGACGCCCTGATCGCCGCGCTGCCGGCCGCCGTGGAACGGGCCCGCCGGGCCGGCGCGATCCGCTCCGCCCGCTCCTGA
- a CDS encoding PLDc N-terminal domain-containing protein: MVRVFLFLLVVHVVLAALSLIDCLSAEKHQVRALPRAVWVPVLLLVPLLGPAAWFLAGRPASTGRAHPAAPPRRPAAPDDDPDFLRSIAESARRQDEELFRRWEDDLRRREDDLRRERDLGPADDQRDPDRTDTPDRRPDPDQTS, translated from the coding sequence ATGGTTCGGGTCTTCCTCTTCCTCCTCGTGGTCCACGTGGTGCTCGCCGCGCTGTCGCTGATCGACTGCCTGTCCGCCGAGAAGCACCAGGTCCGTGCCCTGCCCCGAGCCGTCTGGGTGCCGGTTCTCCTGCTGGTGCCCCTGCTCGGCCCGGCCGCCTGGTTCCTCGCCGGTCGGCCCGCGTCCACCGGTCGGGCGCATCCGGCGGCGCCGCCGCGACGCCCGGCCGCCCCGGACGACGACCCCGACTTCCTCCGGTCGATCGCGGAGTCGGCCCGGCGGCAGGACGAGGAGTTGTTCCGCCGCTGGGAGGACGACCTGCGGCGACGCGAGGACGACCTGCGCCGGGAGCGCGATCTCGGACCCGCCGATGACCAGCGCGACCCCGACCGCACGGACACCCCCGACCGGCGCCCCGACCCCGACCAGACCAGCTGA
- a CDS encoding GNAT family N-acetyltransferase, with the protein MSDLDAATLRTAYDRQLRPDIPDPVPAGVTVERDGPLVRILGLDHRGFLTYRDLGGLTGADLDALIVRQRELFRRRGEAVEWKLYGHDEPADLADRLRAAGFVPEDPETVVVGPVAPLAAAVPLLPEGVRLREVADRADLERIAAMEAEVWGDDRGHLVDGLSREIAADPQSITVVVAEADGTMVSAGWVRYVAGTGFATLWGGSTLPSWRRRGVYRALVTHRARLAAQRDRTLLQVDASAQSRPILERLGFVPVTTTTPYVYTP; encoded by the coding sequence ATGAGCGATCTTGACGCAGCGACCCTGCGGACGGCGTACGACCGGCAACTGCGACCGGACATCCCGGATCCGGTGCCGGCCGGGGTGACCGTGGAGCGGGACGGCCCGCTGGTGCGGATCCTCGGCCTGGACCACCGGGGCTTCCTGACCTACCGGGATCTGGGCGGGCTGACCGGCGCCGACCTGGACGCGTTGATCGTCCGGCAGCGGGAGCTGTTTCGTCGGCGGGGTGAGGCGGTCGAGTGGAAGCTCTACGGTCACGACGAGCCGGCCGACCTGGCCGACCGGCTCCGTGCCGCCGGGTTCGTGCCGGAGGATCCGGAGACCGTGGTGGTCGGCCCGGTCGCACCCCTCGCGGCCGCGGTCCCGCTGCTGCCCGAGGGCGTACGCCTGCGCGAGGTCGCCGACCGCGCCGACCTGGAGCGGATCGCGGCGATGGAGGCGGAGGTCTGGGGCGACGACCGTGGCCACCTGGTCGACGGGCTGTCCCGGGAGATCGCCGCCGACCCCCAGTCGATCACCGTGGTGGTGGCCGAGGCGGACGGCACGATGGTCAGCGCCGGCTGGGTCCGCTACGTCGCGGGCACCGGCTTCGCCACCCTCTGGGGCGGCTCGACGTTGCCGTCGTGGCGGCGGCGGGGCGTCTACCGGGCACTGGTCACCCACCGGGCCCGGCTGGCGGCGCAGCGCGACCGTACCCTGCTCCAGGTGGACGCGTCGGCGCAGAGCCGGCCGATTCTCGAACGACTCGGCTTCGTCCCGGTCACCACCACGACCCCGTACGTCTACACTCCGTGA
- a CDS encoding ATP-binding cassette domain-containing protein — MTHAIRAEGLVRRFGATTALAGVDLEVPSGSVFGLLGPNGAGKTTTVRVLATLLQADEGHATVGGYDVARDAHRVRQLIGLTGQYASVDETLTGVENLVLIGRLLGISRRDARARARELLADFHLTDAADRPAKTYSGGMRRRLDLAASLVGRPQVLFLDEPTTGLDPRSRNELWDIVRSLVADGVTVLLTTQYLEEADQLATEIAVVDHGRVIAQGTPEELKTKTGGQTLSIRPNRAADLPTVLAVAGQVAGLTPEVAQNTVTVPVNDSSVLPAVVRRLDEAGIGVAELALRGSTLDEVFLSLTGHRPEAEQTDQAELEGTPA; from the coding sequence ATGACCCACGCGATCCGAGCGGAAGGGCTGGTGCGGCGGTTCGGCGCCACCACCGCCCTGGCCGGAGTCGACCTCGAGGTGCCGAGCGGGTCGGTCTTCGGCCTGCTCGGCCCGAACGGGGCCGGTAAGACCACCACGGTCCGGGTGCTCGCCACCCTGCTCCAGGCCGACGAGGGGCACGCCACCGTCGGCGGGTACGACGTCGCCCGCGACGCCCACCGGGTCCGCCAGCTCATCGGCCTCACCGGCCAGTACGCCTCGGTCGACGAGACCCTGACCGGGGTGGAGAATCTGGTGCTGATCGGCCGGCTGCTCGGGATCAGCCGGCGCGACGCGCGGGCCCGCGCCCGGGAACTGCTCGCCGACTTCCACCTGACCGACGCGGCCGACCGGCCCGCCAAGACCTACTCCGGCGGCATGCGGCGGCGGCTCGACCTGGCCGCCAGCCTGGTCGGTCGGCCGCAGGTGCTCTTCCTCGACGAGCCGACCACCGGGCTCGACCCACGCAGCCGCAACGAGCTGTGGGACATCGTCCGCAGCCTGGTCGCCGACGGGGTGACCGTGCTGCTCACCACCCAGTACCTCGAGGAGGCCGACCAGCTCGCCACCGAGATCGCGGTGGTCGACCACGGCCGGGTGATCGCCCAGGGCACCCCGGAGGAACTGAAGACCAAGACGGGTGGCCAGACGCTGAGCATCCGCCCGAACCGGGCCGCCGACCTGCCGACCGTGCTCGCCGTGGCCGGCCAGGTCGCCGGGCTCACGCCCGAGGTGGCCCAGAACACGGTCACCGTGCCGGTGAACGACTCGTCGGTGCTGCCGGCCGTGGTGCGCCGCCTCGACGAGGCCGGCATCGGGGTCGCCGAGTTGGCGCTGCGCGGGTCCACCCTCGACGAGGTCTTCCTCTCGCTGACCGGCCACCGGCCGGAGGCGGAGCAGACCGACCAGGCCGAACTGGAAGGCACGCCGGCATGA
- a CDS encoding electron transfer flavoprotein subunit beta/FixA family protein produces MNIVVLVKQVPDSGADRSLRSDDNTVDRGSANNVINEMDEYAIEEALKIKEAHGGEVTILTMGPDRASESIRKALSMGPDKAVHVVDDALHGSCAVATSKVLAAALGTLNADLVICGAESTDGRVQVMPHMLAERLGVAALTGARKLTVDGSTLTVERQTEEGYEVVTAATPAVVSVWDTINEPRYPSFKGIMAAKKKPVQTLSLADLGVAAAEVGFDGATSTVVEHNKRPPRSGGAKVTDEGDGGVKLVEFLAAEKFV; encoded by the coding sequence ATGAACATCGTCGTACTCGTCAAGCAGGTGCCCGATTCGGGCGCGGACCGCAGCCTGCGTTCTGACGACAACACCGTCGACCGCGGTTCGGCGAACAACGTGATCAACGAGATGGACGAGTACGCCATCGAGGAGGCGTTGAAGATCAAGGAGGCGCACGGGGGCGAGGTCACCATCCTGACGATGGGTCCGGACCGGGCTTCCGAGTCGATCCGTAAGGCACTCTCGATGGGCCCGGACAAGGCCGTCCACGTGGTGGACGACGCCCTGCACGGCTCGTGCGCGGTGGCCACCTCCAAGGTCCTCGCCGCCGCTCTGGGCACGCTCAACGCCGACCTGGTGATCTGTGGGGCGGAGTCGACCGACGGCCGGGTGCAGGTGATGCCGCACATGCTCGCCGAGCGGCTCGGTGTCGCGGCGCTCACCGGCGCCCGGAAGCTGACCGTGGACGGGAGCACGCTCACGGTCGAGCGGCAGACCGAGGAGGGCTACGAGGTCGTCACCGCCGCCACCCCGGCCGTGGTCTCCGTCTGGGACACGATCAACGAGCCCCGCTACCCGTCGTTCAAGGGGATCATGGCGGCGAAGAAGAAGCCGGTACAGACGCTGTCCCTGGCTGACCTCGGGGTTGCGGCTGCCGAGGTGGGGTTCGACGGGGCGACCAGCACGGTGGTGGAGCACAACAAGCGTCCGCCGCGCTCCGGTGGGGCGAAGGTCACCGACGAGGGCGACGGCGGCGTGAAGCTGGTCGAGTTCCTCGCTGCCGAGAAGTTCGTGTGA
- a CDS encoding VOC family protein, whose translation MIGQLQSVVIDCPDPLALATFYAELLGLSIAEEDSEDDWVVLGGPRGRHPRVAFQQAPDLRPPDWPDPERPQQFHLDVRVDDVDAAEQRVLTLGARRLPGGGDGFRVYADPAGHPFCLVFE comes from the coding sequence ATGATTGGACAGCTACAAAGCGTCGTCATCGACTGCCCCGACCCGCTGGCGCTGGCCACCTTCTACGCCGAACTGCTCGGCCTGTCGATTGCCGAGGAAGACTCCGAGGACGACTGGGTGGTGCTGGGCGGCCCGCGTGGGCGGCACCCCCGGGTCGCCTTCCAACAGGCTCCCGACCTGCGTCCGCCGGACTGGCCCGATCCGGAGCGTCCCCAGCAGTTCCACCTGGACGTGCGGGTCGACGACGTGGACGCCGCCGAGCAGCGGGTGCTCACGCTCGGTGCGCGCCGGCTGCCCGGAGGGGGCGACGGCTTCCGCGTCTACGCCGATCCGGCCGGCCACCCGTTCTGCCTGGTCTTCGAGTGA
- a CDS encoding ABC transporter permease, with the protein MTTVTAPAPLAPARRLSPAAGLSHMFTLAWRSLVQIKHNPLELADLSVQPVMFVLLFTYVFGGAISGSPGEYLTFALPGIIVQNAFFATMTTGFGLNYDLTKGVFDRLRSLPIARWAPLAGRILADTVKQAWSVSLLIGVGAILGFRLHNGVLGLFGALALLLAFSLAAAWVSVLVGVLASEPEKVQVFGFMVIFPLTFTSNAFVPTDTMPGWLQTWVEVNPVTVLADALRGLLVGGPVFTPVVQSLIWGAVLAAIFAPLAVRALRRRV; encoded by the coding sequence ATGACCACCGTCACCGCTCCCGCCCCGCTCGCCCCGGCCCGCCGGCTGAGTCCGGCCGCCGGGCTGTCGCACATGTTCACCCTGGCCTGGCGGAGCCTGGTGCAGATCAAGCACAACCCGCTGGAACTGGCTGACCTGAGCGTCCAGCCGGTCATGTTCGTGCTGCTCTTCACCTACGTCTTCGGTGGGGCGATCTCCGGTTCCCCGGGCGAGTACCTGACGTTCGCGCTGCCCGGCATCATCGTGCAGAACGCCTTCTTCGCCACCATGACCACCGGGTTCGGGCTCAACTACGACCTCACCAAGGGCGTCTTCGACCGGCTACGGTCGTTGCCGATCGCCCGCTGGGCGCCGCTGGCCGGGCGGATCCTCGCCGACACGGTCAAGCAGGCCTGGTCGGTCTCGCTGCTGATCGGGGTCGGCGCGATCCTCGGCTTCCGGCTGCACAACGGCGTGCTCGGTCTGTTCGGGGCGCTCGCCCTGCTGCTGGCCTTCTCGCTGGCTGCGGCGTGGGTGTCGGTGCTGGTCGGGGTGCTGGCCAGCGAGCCGGAGAAGGTGCAGGTCTTCGGCTTCATGGTGATCTTCCCGTTGACCTTCACCAGCAACGCGTTCGTGCCGACCGACACTATGCCCGGCTGGTTGCAGACCTGGGTCGAGGTCAACCCAGTCACCGTGCTCGCCGACGCGCTGCGCGGGCTGCTGGTGGGCGGGCCGGTGTTCACGCCGGTGGTGCAGTCGCTGATCTGGGGTGCCGTCCTCGCGGCGATCTTCGCCCCGCTGGCCGTCCGGGCGCTGCGCCGCCGGGTCTGA
- a CDS encoding ADP-ribosylglycohydrolase family protein — protein sequence MIESAVQRVSGSLYGLAYGDALGKDTEFLTVDEIVRRYGPAGPRELIGDPALVTDDTQMALAVAWALREAPALTPEAVEPLLRARFLAWAASPENNRAPGMTCLRACGELARGVRWQEATQAGSKGCGANMRVTPVGLLDVDLDTLAGLAQLQAGLTHGHPTGLAASELTAYAVRALRDGATLPDLPDLLVGHAQRQRRVYRHEWLGDLWQQPGVTDPAEFIARGWDECLAALARLTRALAGPDDGGDPCRETGEGWVAEEALATALLCAVRHADDPVTALARGATTAGDSDSIAALAGAFVGAAHGMAAWPADWATRIEYADQLHTLARFFTR from the coding sequence ATGATCGAGTCTGCGGTGCAGCGCGTCTCCGGTTCGCTCTACGGCCTGGCGTACGGCGACGCCCTGGGCAAGGACACCGAGTTCCTGACTGTCGACGAGATCGTCCGCCGGTACGGCCCGGCCGGTCCCCGCGAGCTGATCGGCGACCCGGCCCTGGTCACCGACGACACCCAGATGGCCCTGGCGGTGGCCTGGGCCCTGCGGGAGGCCCCGGCACTGACCCCGGAGGCGGTCGAGCCGCTGCTGCGGGCACGCTTCCTCGCCTGGGCGGCGAGCCCGGAGAACAACCGCGCCCCGGGCATGACCTGCCTGCGTGCCTGCGGGGAACTGGCCCGGGGGGTGCGCTGGCAGGAGGCCACCCAGGCCGGCTCCAAGGGCTGCGGAGCGAACATGCGGGTCACCCCGGTCGGACTGCTCGACGTCGACCTGGACACCCTCGCCGGGCTGGCCCAGCTCCAGGCCGGCCTGACCCACGGGCACCCGACCGGCCTGGCCGCCAGTGAGCTGACCGCGTACGCCGTCCGGGCCCTGCGGGACGGGGCGACCCTGCCCGACCTGCCCGACCTGCTCGTCGGGCACGCCCAGCGGCAACGCCGGGTCTACCGGCACGAGTGGCTGGGTGACCTCTGGCAACAGCCGGGCGTGACCGACCCGGCCGAATTCATCGCCCGGGGTTGGGACGAGTGCCTGGCCGCGCTCGCCCGACTGACCAGGGCACTGGCCGGCCCCGACGACGGCGGCGACCCGTGCCGGGAGACCGGGGAGGGCTGGGTGGCCGAGGAAGCGCTGGCCACCGCGCTGCTCTGCGCCGTCCGGCACGCCGACGACCCGGTCACCGCGCTGGCCCGGGGCGCGACCACCGCCGGTGACTCGGACTCGATCGCCGCGCTGGCCGGCGCGTTCGTCGGTGCCGCCCACGGCATGGCCGCCTGGCCCGCCGACTGGGCCACCCGCATCGAGTACGCCGACCAGCTCCACACCCTCGCCCGCTTCTTCACGCGCTGA